In a genomic window of Candidatus Latescibacter sp.:
- a CDS encoding TlpA disulfide reductase family protein codes for MRKYISAAVLFCMAFILVAEAWAATGPHLKIGDVFPGFFLKDLNGNPFYLREQVGNAPTRKYQGILFSFCAYTCKPCRKEIPELEKLGAKYQKQGLGVILIDVGDNNKVAQSLAAELKTSLPMLVDRYGVVLDLVGHPGLPHTVLIDGAGKVRYLNTSFSEEKAIEILTGLENEIKAVLDAASGASSR; via the coding sequence ATGAGAAAGTATATTTCAGCGGCGGTGCTGTTCTGTATGGCTTTCATTCTGGTTGCCGAAGCTTGGGCAGCCACCGGGCCTCATCTCAAGATCGGCGATGTTTTCCCGGGGTTTTTCCTCAAAGACCTGAATGGCAATCCCTTTTATCTCAGGGAACAGGTGGGGAACGCCCCGACCAGGAAGTATCAGGGAATTCTCTTCAGTTTTTGCGCCTATACCTGCAAGCCCTGCCGCAAGGAGATTCCCGAGCTGGAAAAACTTGGCGCGAAGTATCAAAAGCAGGGACTGGGGGTGATTCTTATCGATGTCGGCGATAATAACAAGGTGGCGCAGAGTCTTGCGGCCGAGTTGAAGACCTCCCTCCCGATGCTGGTGGACCGTTACGGTGTGGTGCTCGATCTGGTGGGACATCCGGGGCTCCCGCATACGGTGCTGATAGATGGCGCGGGAAAGGTTCGATACCTGAACACCTCTTTTTCGGAAGAGAAGGCAATCGAGATACTTACGGGGTTGGAAAATGAGATCAAGGCTGTGCTGGATGCTGCTTCCGGCGCTTCTTCTCGGTAG
- a CDS encoding T9SS type A sorting domain-containing protein — VTNVKLEYSTNNGTSWSQIVASTAASVGTYAWTIPAATQTSSQCLIKISDVSNLSVNDQSDGVFSIVAVAPTASIRVTSPNGGETLTVGTAQNITWTSSGVTNVKLEYSTNNGTSWSQIIASTPASAGSYAWTIPAATQTSSQCLIKISDASILSMNDQSDAVFSIAAVVPTATIRVTSPNGGETWTVGTTKNVTWTSSSVTNVKIEYSTNNGSTWLTIIASTTASAGSYAWLVPGVTSTQCLVRISDAANAAVNDVSDGVFAISPAGKITVTAPNGGERWPVGISQAITWDYSGVTFVKIEYSTDGGVTWTVIVPSLTASDQTYYWTVSAAVSTTCKIRISDVSNAAVSDYSDIAFTVSPAVSLKLTSPVGGESWIAGSSHAITWEQKNLAALGIFYSIDSGNNWIEIKSGVSAADGSYTWIVPDVSSTTCHVGIVDQDGNIESTSPSSFTIKAAPKPSIQVLSPDGGEQWAVGSTVAITWQAQQTGPLLLQYSNDSGARWVDIKSGVSASDQSYTWTVPNDPSTKCLVRITDPASSLTDMSNGSFSIVAVVTSFITVLSPAPGDRWTVGSTKQITWQFKGVNEVKIELSTDGGVSFPPGQMIADNPPNAASGTFSWIVTNVKSDSCVIKISDRSNSAIYDRSDGFFSIIRPEVTIQHTIPRNVAAENDTITFVALVTGTSEISQVLLYYDENGRRKFDNSVPMTKSGSGGLYIFTLGSGKFTSLGMEYYITARDINNIRANAPPDTGFYNISARVEGMVSPYGVKGGNVQNSYKMISIPLNLEETSITGQLAGTLNGAMGTDWRLFRYNPLKDVPEEYPNIEGFKPGIAFWMITRNDFKLQPPKGTTVTTAEPFSMTLKPGWNDIANPWMFDISWVDMENPSKANLSKPYTYEGGWSDPTNAPKVFNPWTGYAVKNLENRNVVIRLKPKPAGVQKPAAKESTLLWALTLKTSAALAVDNANHLGAGSDASAEWDIHDHVEPPPVGDYVSLTFPHRNWTRYPSDYTVDIRPPEEQLSWDFDVRTNISREKVTVSLEGIEHLPAGLNLTVTDRDTGEKVNIQGSTFDFLSGIGFTERHFTLTAYDSGNAGREDIQKKPVSFVTANSYPNPFNPSTVIRYELSERGKVMVTVFNAVGQKVREYNLGYRERGVHELVFDARGLTSGLYVYHIDAGYASVTEKMLFMK; from the coding sequence GTGACGAACGTCAAGCTCGAATATTCTACGAACAACGGAACGTCATGGTCGCAGATTGTAGCAAGCACGGCGGCGAGCGTGGGGACGTATGCGTGGACGATACCCGCAGCGACACAGACTTCATCGCAATGCCTCATAAAAATCAGCGATGTCTCGAATCTTTCGGTAAATGACCAGAGTGACGGTGTATTCTCCATCGTTGCTGTAGCTCCTACCGCGAGCATACGGGTTACATCGCCCAACGGCGGCGAAACCTTGACCGTCGGAACCGCGCAAAACATCACCTGGACTTCCTCCGGTGTGACGAACGTCAAGCTCGAATATTCTACGAACAACGGAACGTCATGGTCGCAGATTATAGCAAGCACGCCGGCGAGCGCGGGGAGCTACGCGTGGACGATACCCGCAGCGACACAGACTTCATCGCAATGCCTCATAAAAATCAGCGACGCCTCGATTCTTTCCATGAATGACCAGAGTGACGCTGTGTTCTCCATCGCTGCCGTGGTACCGACCGCAACCATCCGGGTAACCTCCCCCAACGGCGGCGAGACCTGGACAGTCGGAACGACGAAGAATGTTACCTGGACATCGAGCAGCGTAACGAATGTCAAGATCGAATACTCGACAAACAACGGCTCGACTTGGTTAACTATCATCGCTAGTACGACTGCATCGGCGGGGAGCTACGCTTGGCTTGTACCAGGCGTAACTTCAACTCAATGCCTTGTCAGGATAAGCGATGCGGCAAATGCTGCTGTAAATGATGTGAGCGACGGCGTTTTTGCAATTTCGCCTGCCGGGAAAATAACCGTTACCGCGCCCAACGGCGGTGAACGCTGGCCGGTGGGCATATCCCAGGCTATCACCTGGGATTATTCCGGCGTCACTTTTGTCAAGATAGAATATTCCACGGACGGCGGAGTGACGTGGACAGTTATAGTCCCCAGCCTTACCGCTTCGGATCAAACGTACTATTGGACTGTGTCCGCCGCTGTTTCGACTACGTGTAAAATTCGGATCAGCGATGTCTCCAATGCGGCGGTTTCGGATTACAGCGACATCGCATTCACCGTTTCTCCGGCTGTCTCGCTGAAACTCACATCGCCGGTCGGGGGAGAGTCCTGGATCGCCGGTTCCAGCCATGCGATAACCTGGGAGCAGAAAAACCTGGCCGCTCTTGGCATATTTTATTCTATAGATTCCGGAAATAACTGGATAGAGATAAAATCCGGCGTATCAGCCGCTGACGGTTCCTATACCTGGATTGTCCCGGATGTGTCCTCCACCACTTGCCATGTTGGGATTGTGGATCAGGATGGAAACATAGAGAGCACCTCCCCCTCCAGTTTCACCATAAAAGCTGCGCCCAAGCCATCCATTCAGGTGCTTTCCCCGGACGGCGGCGAGCAGTGGGCTGTCGGCTCCACGGTGGCAATCACCTGGCAGGCCCAGCAGACAGGCCCTCTTCTTCTCCAGTATTCGAATGACAGCGGCGCGCGCTGGGTGGACATCAAATCCGGGGTGAGCGCATCCGATCAGTCCTATACCTGGACGGTGCCCAATGATCCTTCCACGAAATGCCTGGTGAGGATCACCGATCCCGCAAGCTCGCTCACTGATATGAGTAATGGTTCATTTTCGATAGTGGCAGTGGTCACCTCATTTATAACCGTGCTTTCGCCCGCGCCGGGCGATAGATGGACGGTAGGGTCCACCAAGCAGATAACCTGGCAGTTCAAGGGAGTGAACGAGGTGAAGATCGAGCTTTCAACCGACGGCGGCGTTAGTTTTCCCCCCGGGCAGATGATCGCCGACAATCCACCCAATGCTGCAAGCGGAACTTTCAGTTGGATAGTAACAAATGTGAAATCCGACTCGTGTGTAATTAAAATTAGCGACCGTTCCAATTCGGCGATATATGACCGGAGCGATGGATTTTTCTCGATTATTCGGCCTGAGGTTACAATTCAGCATACGATTCCCCGGAATGTTGCCGCTGAGAATGATACAATCACCTTTGTCGCTCTGGTCACCGGAACTTCGGAGATAAGCCAGGTGCTGCTGTACTACGATGAAAACGGCCGTCGAAAGTTTGATAATAGCGTTCCCATGACCAAATCCGGCAGCGGCGGTCTCTATATTTTCACCCTGGGGAGCGGGAAATTTACCTCGCTGGGCATGGAATATTACATCACCGCACGTGATATAAACAATATCCGGGCAAATGCGCCGCCGGACACGGGTTTCTATAACATCAGCGCCAGGGTGGAGGGCATGGTATCGCCGTATGGAGTAAAAGGCGGCAATGTGCAGAACTCCTACAAGATGATCTCCATACCGCTCAATCTGGAAGAGACTTCCATCACCGGCCAGCTTGCGGGAACTCTGAATGGCGCCATGGGAACGGACTGGCGGCTTTTCCGCTACAATCCCCTGAAAGATGTACCGGAAGAGTATCCCAACATTGAAGGATTCAAACCGGGGATCGCTTTCTGGATGATTACACGGAACGATTTCAAACTCCAGCCCCCGAAGGGAACCACGGTCACCACCGCAGAGCCGTTCTCCATGACGCTGAAGCCGGGATGGAACGACATCGCCAATCCCTGGATGTTCGACATTTCCTGGGTGGATATGGAGAATCCTTCAAAGGCGAATCTCAGCAAGCCTTACACCTACGAGGGAGGCTGGTCGGATCCAACAAATGCGCCAAAGGTCTTCAACCCCTGGACCGGGTATGCGGTGAAAAATCTGGAAAATCGCAATGTGGTGATCCGGCTCAAGCCGAAACCGGCCGGTGTGCAGAAACCGGCGGCGAAAGAGAGCACCCTCCTCTGGGCGCTGACCCTTAAAACATCCGCGGCTCTCGCTGTCGACAACGCCAATCATCTCGGAGCCGGCAGTGACGCCTCAGCGGAGTGGGATATTCATGACCATGTTGAACCGCCCCCGGTCGGGGACTATGTTTCCCTCACCTTCCCGCACAGGAACTGGACACGGTATCCCTCCGACTATACTGTGGATATACGGCCCCCGGAAGAACAGCTTTCCTGGGATTTCGATGTGAGAACCAATATTTCCCGTGAGAAAGTGACGGTTTCCCTGGAAGGTATTGAACACCTCCCCGCAGGACTGAATCTGACCGTGACCGACCGTGATACCGGCGAAAAGGTGAATATTCAGGGCAGCACATTCGATTTCCTTTCCGGTATCGGCTTCACCGAGCGTCATTTCACCCTGACGGCTTATGATTCCGGTAATGCGGGCAGGGAAGATATCCAGAAAAAACCTGTGAGCTTTGTGACAGCAAATTCCTATCCCAATCCGTTCAATCCTTCCACAGTTATCAGGTATGAGCTGTCCGAGAGGGGGAAGGTGATGGTAACCGTTTTCAATGCAGTGGGCCAGAAAGTACGTGAATACAATCTGGGATACCGTGAGCGCGGGGTGCATGAGCTGGTGTTCGACGCCCGTGGATTGACATCGGGGCTGTATGTGTATCATATCGATGCCGGGTATGCCTCTGTGACCGAAAAAATGCTCTTCATGAAATGA